AAAAATGTGCTTGGTAAACACGGCATTGGAAGAGAGAACAGTAATGGGTCACTTTTGTTGTCACTATGTTCTACGTACCATCTTGTAATCACCAACACACTGTTTCAACAGAAAACCAAGTACAAGACCACCTGGATGCATCCTAGATCAAAGCATTGGCACCAGATAGACTTCATTATTATTCGTCAGAGAGATATCAGTGATGTTCGTCACATTAGAGTCATGCGGGGAGCTTCTGCCTCAGTCTTTTCTGACCATAGATTGGTGCGTAGTAAGCTTTCACTTTCTGTCAAGAAAACTGTTTCTCACCAGTCTTGCCAGAGATTTAGAAAATTGAACGTCAGCCAGCTAAATGATCCCTCTACCAGTCTTCGGCTAAAAAACGAACTCACCACAAAGCTGCAAGAATTGTATATTCCATCTTAAGATTCAGCCAGCAACCTGGATGCATTATGGTCAAGTTTACACTCAGTTGTTCACAACGGTTCTTATGAACTACTTGGCAAGCCTAATAGGAAGCACCAGGATTGGTTTGATCAAAATGACACTGTCATCAGCCATCTCCTTGATGATATGCATCGCTTGCATCATGTCTGGTTATCAGATAAACGCAAtcaaagcactgctgatgccTACCATCATGCAAGAAAAGCAGCAAGAGCTAGGATCTCTGTAATGAAGAACAAATGGTGGTTACAGAAGGCagaacagcttcagttagCTGCTGACCAGCATAACTCTAGTGGCTTCTATCAAGGCCTAAAAGAGGTGTTTGGGCCAAGTGTAAAGACAATCGCACCTCTACAATCTGTTGACAACTCCAGGCTTCTCTATGGACGACGAGAAATTTTGACTCGTTGGGCTCAGCATTTTGCAAGCATCTTGAATCATCCAACATTTATTTCACAAGAAGCTATTGACAGAATTGATGAACAGCCTGATCTAGTTGTAGCTTGTAAACCACCATCTAACAATGAGATAAATAAAGCTATCAGGAAAATGTCAAGGAATAGATCTCCTGGTGCTGATGGCCTACCTGCTGAAATTTTTCAACATGGAGGAGAACTGCTGTTGTTCAAACTAGGTGATTTCATTCGTCTATGCTGGGAACTCGAAGATGTACCCCAGAACTCTAAAGATGCCAACATAATCCATCTATACAAGAAAAAAGGTAGTCAATCTGACTGCAACAATCACCGTGGgatctctttgttgtctgttgctggcaAAATTATGGCCAGAGTTCTTCTTGATCGTCTTGTCTCAAACTTTTCAGAGAGTATCCTTCCTGAAAGCCAATGTGGTTTTCGTTCAGGTCATGGTACGTCCGACATGATCTTTTCAGCCAGGCAGCTTCAAGAAAAGTGTCGTGAACAGCACATGGATCTAGTTATGGTCTTTATAGACTTGGTCAAAGCGTTTGACTCGGTTGATAGAACTGGCTTATGGAAAGTCCTTTAGAGGCTTGGCTGCCCGGTTAAGATTGTGAATCTAATCAAAGCCTTTCATACTGGTATGATGGCTTGTGTTGTCGAGGATGGGTCAAAGTCAGAAATGTTTGCAGTAAACAACGGAGTGAAACAGGGCTGCGTTCTAGCACCTACtctttttagcattttgttttCCGTGGTTTTAAATGATGCCTTCAAGAACATCCGAGAGGGTGTTCGAGTTGAGTTTAGAACTACTGGAGGTGTATTCAATCACAGGCGCTTACAAGCCAAAACAAAGGTTTCTAAGAGTCTACTGAGAGAACTCTTGTTTGCTGACAATTGCGCATTAGTTGGTCACACATatgaagacattcaacacattgtcaactgtttagacagatcaactaaacgttttggcttgagtatcagcttgaaaaagacagaagtgcTTTTTCAACCACGTCCAGGCTCAAACTATAACCCTCCTCCAGGTATGATTGGTGATCACCCATCGCCTTATGtcagcaatttcaagtatttgggtagtttcctttcgaataatgcaactgttgatgcagacgtctctcataggatatcaaaggccagtgctgcttttggtaaattgtacaacagactctggcaaaggcatgaaatcaaattgaccacgaaggttgcagtttacaaagcagtagtcttatcagttctattgtacggatgcgagtcatggacccttcttcgtcgtaacctcaaaagtttggagagttttcatctgcgatgtcttcgccacatatgtggaatccagtggactgactatatacccaacacagaagtgttatctcgttgtaacatcagtggcattgaatcttttgttatgaaatgccaatttcactgggctggtcacatgtctcgaatgcctaatgatagaattcccaaacaactcctttttggtcaactggaacagggccatcgtcatcaaggtggtcctaaattacgttataaagattctatcaaggctaatatgaaatcttgtgggattgacttcctgcattttgagaaactatccagtgatagaacaaactggagatctctctgccattcatcactccaacagtttgaagaaaatcgtattagacatcttcaagctcaacgtcagaaacggaaagaacaaactgttcctaccaacaagtcatttgtttgccaatcttgtggcaaggaatgccgttcaaaagcaggtgttaaatcccaccagagacacagaggacactaaagagagtcatcactgttatcagtggacatgccatcatcattgGTACTACACATGCACTATATGGTCTACTCCTCGTCCATACCCTTTTAAAGAGAAAAAGCTGTCATCCAAAGGTAATTGCCAAGCATAGCAAGGCTTAGGGGTTACAACATGATGATCTGGTCACGTGAGATTATGGCTGCCATTCTGTGTCCAGTTCTACACTGAACGGATCCCGGAAATACAAAAGATAGTCGCTTTGTTTAGTCACTGCTTGCAAAATGCCTTGCTGTTGCACTTGGGAATGCAGTAATACAACTGAAAAAGGGTACAAGCTGTATCGATTTCCAAAAGACTCTGCAAGAAGGAAGATTTCGGAGGCGAAAGTAAGGCGATGTTGTTAGGTGTCATATCTCCGATGAGCTCATTTCTCTGCGAGATAATGCAGAAGGCATGAAAACTTTTAGGGAGTTGTTGTTTCTTTACTTGTTTTGCTTTAAGCTCATTTTGACGAGTGTCAATTCGAGAATTGCATGCAGAGCCGACAGGAAAAGAGAGCTCGAGCTGAAAGGAATGCCATTTCGACAATATTCCCTCATTGCAAATCTGACTTTCAGAGAAAGTCTCCTTTAACTATGACAAAGAGTAGATCCGGAATCAAGAGCTCCCCTCATCTTGTTAAATcattcctactgttcttctaTGGAGGCCGGAAGCACAAGTTTCTTCAAATGACAGTGAGCACTATACAATATATATGAATTTGGACTTGTTATGAAATCAATGCACTTGTTCACTTTGGCAATTATTAAAACATTTTTTGTTGGTTCTGCAGAAGAGATGGATGCAGTTGATGATATGATGCAGGAAAAGTAATTGTATGATGAGGTTTCTTCACTTGACACCCTAGCTGTCTCAGCTAGAACGCAAAACAATTAAGGGAACTGAGTTCAAGCTAAACATTACAAAAGAGCAATTTGCATCAGAAACTAAAATAAAGGAAAGATTTAGCATGTTTTGGAAAAGACCAGCTCACCACTCTTTCAACAGGTAGCATGAGAGACATACTTTGGACATCGTCAACCATTAAGAACTTCAATTTGCTTGTGAATATGTTGAATACAACCTACTTTTGAAACAGCAGTATCCATTGCCATCTGTTCGTACTCTTCAACAAAGAATGTCAACCATCTCTTCTAATCCTAGCATAGACCATCTTCACTCAAAACTGCATCATCTTTGTAACAAGAGAAACGTTGCTGTCTCACAATGGATGAAATGTCCATTACCCCAGAGGTTGAGTTTGATACAAGTATAGTGCATGGTCAGGCAAGGTCACACTGCCTGGTCATCCTAAGCATGGGCATGCCGCACACTTAGGTTAGGTGGGTTAGTATCACGATGGAAGCAGCTAGACAGTTGCTTATTACTTTACTGACAATTTTACATTTGCCACTGTCCTCAAGCCCATTGTATTGGAAATTATATGGTGCATGGATCATAATTGCATGGTAATTAACATGGGAggtaattagtaattaaaaatgtaGTATAACTCTTAATATATTATAAGCCTAAACAACTTTAAAGGTGTCCCTGTGCCCTTGCGTGTGACTTCCTGTAAAGACAGCTTCTGACAGCTGTTATTGTTGTGCATACCTTGATCTACCTTGCCTCATATAGTACATCTTGAATTGCTCCATAATAGCATGCATGAATCATACCTCGTAAAGAAAAATTAAATAGTCATCAAATGGCTCAACAAGCCTCTGTCGTAAATCGCTTTGGTCTTGCTGAAGCAATATGCTTCCATGTGATAAATTAATGTTGCCATCTCATTCCTGTTTCAGCTTCTGCAAATAGCGAGGTGTCTAGCACCTCCAAAGCTTCTTGTGGCAGAGATTGCTGGAATATCACCTCCTCACTCCTCACGCAACCTTTTGCTCAAATGCAATGAGACCTCAAAGACTTCAAAACGTTCGCCAGTTTTGTGTAAGGTTTTCCTTTCAGATTTAGTCTTTCCAACAAGGGAACAGCCACATTCATCACATGGACGAAGTCTTGTTGTGCACTATAGGCTCTGGCGGTTCTCATTGCAACATAGACATAGCTGTTCGTGCACAGTCCACTGCTGGTTAATGAACTTGTGACACCATGTAAAATATAGTGCAATGCAATATAGTAAAGACAACTCTAGGTTAGCCACACAGTGGTTAATGTATGTGTACAGTCTGCAATCTGTTTATATACTAAGATAAAATATCGGCaggaaatttattttggcggatttcTTAGCGAgcaccaatataaaatccgccattaatGTCACTGGGAGATGTTAACATCATTGCCCTCGTAGATCAGGCATCATGGCAATGTGGCAGTACATCACGCAGATGAACCACAAAATGGTAAcccctgcttgccgtctgttgtgcctatccTGTCTAGCAGAGAGcttaaacatgagaatgaggccgtgAAGCTATCGATGAAGTAGGTGAAGCGATGCAACTTAAATTCCATAATCATAAACTAGCTCTTCCATGATGCAGCCACATAACTAACTAGTGGGTGGAGAATATCGCACATTTCTCAATTATCCAACAACAATGTTCAACTGCCAAATAAACTATGATAATATGCTTTTACAGTCAATTTTTAGCAAACTGCCAAAAAAttcttgccaatgtttcatcatATATGCTTGTGCTATGGTCTACTCCTAGCTCATACAGTAGTATCCAACACATAATAAACACAGTGCAAAATCAAATTCACTTAGTACGTGTCATGCAAGTCACAATGTTATTTTCCAAAATGACTTGCTCTTGTAAAATTCTGCATTGGGCGGCACagaaaaattgtctgattgggttAACCTGCCCGCCCGTGTTTGGAGGGCCGCTAAGTttttttagttaatattaaaatacgTTTCTGTTGGCCTGGGGATATCTGTGTTCAAGCGGGCACATGTTTTGAGAGCTGGCAAGATTCTTCGTGTGTCTGGCTTCGTGAGGTATTTTGGATTTGGTGATGTGGATGATGTACTCAGCACGCTGTGTTTGGATGGCCGCTGTTTTCTTATGCATGCGCATGCTGACAAATAAGATGTCTTGTGTTGCCCTGTGCATATCTGTGTCCGAGGCGGCACGCGTTTTGAGAGATGTAAAGATTGTTCGTGTGTCTGGTGACTGGAGTCTTCGCGACATGTTGCAGGAGGTTGGATTCGGAGATTGAATGGACAATGTACTCAACGTGCAAACTGTGACCACAGACACGTCCTCCTAACAGGACACTGAGTTAGATGATGAGGTGCAGCTCCATGACGAGTTTAAGCATCAATATGTGTACTTTCTTTTAAGACGTCAGTCAGAAACAGAATCTATGTCCAGTTCAAGATCTGCAGGAagtattttttaaaaattttgttctTGCCCGCCCAACCGCCCGCTCGTCTTTTTCCGTTGCATGTCAGACAATTTTTTCtgtgtatacatgtagtaGTACATGTAAGTCCTGCATTAGTTTACTATTTCTAAACGTACTGGTAGATGCACCTGTTCTTTGCATGAGGTACTTGGCAGCCAAACACCTACTTACAAAGCTTGAGCATGTGTTCTCTGTTGGCCAGCAGCTAGACCCGAATGCTTTCTTGTGGCATGCAGATAGTAAAAACCTGGCTATTCAGTAAAGACTCTTGAATGTAATGCAACATCTGCTCAAGGTCTGCCAttcacaccaaacacacatgtatataccACCAATTCTTTCTAATGACACTATCAGGTGTTAGTACAAACTTGAATTAGGTATGTAGGTGCTTTAGTGTACTCCGGTATGCGACCAAAGCAGCATAACTTAGAAGTACATCACTTCACTATATAAGTAGGCAAAGCTACCTAAAA
This window of the Corticium candelabrum chromosome 17, ooCorCand1.1, whole genome shotgun sequence genome carries:
- the LOC134193473 gene encoding uncharacterized protein LOC134193473, which gives rise to MEHKTAILAKEFRRYDIDIVALSETHLLDEGKLEEVGTGYTFFWKGRPSNATRQLGVGFAVKSSLVGSLDNLPRGINDRLMTLRLSLSGGQFLTLVSSYAPTMNASEEIKEKFYDDLSNIIGAVPKDKLLVLGDFNAQVGSNHCTWKNVLGKHGIGRENNSASNLDALWSSLHSVVHNGSYELLGKPNRKHQDWFDQNDTVISHLLDDMHRLHHVWLSDKRNQSTADAYHHARKAARARISVMKNKWWLQKAEQLQLAADQHNSSGFYQGLKEVFGPSVKTIAPLQSVDNSRLLYGRREILTRWAQHFASILNHPTFISQEAIDRIDEQPDLVVACKPPSNNEINKAIRKMSRNRSPGADGLPAEIFQHGGELLLFKLGDFIRLCWELEDVPQNSKDANIIHLYKKKGSQSDCNNHRGISLLSVAGKIMARVLLDRLVSNFSESILPESQCGFRSGHGTSDMIFSARQLQEKCREQHMDLVMVFIDLVKAFDSVDRTGLWKVL